DNA from Kogia breviceps isolate mKogBre1 chromosome 3, mKogBre1 haplotype 1, whole genome shotgun sequence:
GATGGAATGCTCTCTCCCCGAGGTGATGCAGAGTGGTCCCTAAGTACAGGCCTGTCGATAAGCTCCACTTTCCGGGGGACGATTCAGGAGCAACACTTAGCCCTGACAAGCACCTGCCGGTGGCGGAATACAGAAGCCCAGGGCCAGGGCCGGGGCTGGAAGGCTGCAGAGTGGTGGGACGCAGAGGCAGCGTCTGGGTAACGCCTCAGCACTGGGCGAAGCGTGGCGAGCGCGTGCGCCCGGGCGAGCCTGCGCGGGGCCGGCGCGGTCTGACCTAGGGCCGGGGGCTTGGCCTCGGAGCCAGAGCGTTTGTCAGCGTGCTTTGCAGACAGTGGGGCCATCGTCGGCGGGATGTGCTTCACCGGCTCAGGCCACTCACCGAGGTTGATAACCTTGAGCGCCGTGAAGAACCGGTCCTGCCGGGCCAGGTCGTGCCAGGGGGCCTTGGAGCAGTGGTACTTGATGAAGGGGAAGCAGCCGGTGCGCAGGACGTGGTAGTTGGCGCCCTGCACGGGCCAGTTGAAGTGCGAGAGGCCGAACTGGTCGTTGCGGACGGCACTGTAGGGCACGCAGAAGGACGTCCAGTGCGGCAGGCGCCGCTGCACCAGGTGGCACGTCAGCACCTCCGAGGCGCGGGGCTTCGGGCGGGAGGCGGCGCCCGAGGCCCAGGGCCGGCACAGCACCAGCCAGAGTATGGCCTCATGGGCCCTCCGCAGGGCCTCCATGACCGGTTTTGCCCGCGTACCCCGCCCCCTGGCCGCCGTAGGGGCGCGCGCCGCTGGGGGCGGGGCCGAAGGAgcgcgcgcgctcgctcgctccccGGGCGTGCGGCGGGGACGCCCAATGGGCGCCGAGCGAGTGTGAGAGACCCTCCCCGGGCGCGGCGGCGCGTGCGCACAAAGGTCCCGTGGCTTCCTAGGGGAGAGTGGAGCGGAGCGCGGGAGGGCGGTCAGGGTCGTCCTTGCTGAGGAGGTAGTGAAAACGTGACCGAAGACCTCGTGTACTCATTAATAACCCTGAGGAGGGTTGAGGGCGGGCTTCGCGAATATTATCAGTTTAGGTATGAGGAAAATTAAgctttaaaacaattaaataaccACCCTACTGAGTGGCAAAACTCACACCCATATCTCTCTCCAAGCCCCAGGCTCAAGTGCAATCCTTGGTTGGTGGTGTTGAGGAAACCCTTGAGAAGGTGTCCTCAGGGAAGCGAGTTAAAAGTCAGGTCCCCAGATTTGCAGTGGCTGGTAAAGTCGGAGAGCACTTTTGTATTCAGATCCCCGCTGTCGTGTTGTTTAAAGTAAGTCCCAGATATTTCAAcagaaaaagtttatttcttagaAAGTCCCACGTCTCTCCGTGCAGTGTGCACCACCACCTCCCTCCTAAGAGCCTGGTGAATGCCAGACCAGGAGTCTTTTAGTTTCAAACCTTAATAATCCTGTCACTCATTAAATCTCGTACTTTGGGAAAaccttttctaaaattttgcaGCCTCTTGAGGTAATAACTTACATACATCTGCTTTCTAAAGAAGCATTTCCTCTTACATGACCTAAATTCATGTTTGGAGAAACGATACATAAATGTGTTTGGAAAGTACTGTATGTAAATGAGATACATGTAAACACCATATAACAGTTGCTATTATTGTTGAAGACTCATGTAGGATATGAGTAGGATAGTGTAGGCTAGCTCTTGCATTCTCCAGTTTTTATTGATTCCTACAACAAGCAATGATTGAGCACCCATAACCATGTGCCAAATCTTGTAGGGTTAAGTCATTTCAGGGGCCTTGTAGCCATGCAAATAATTTAAACTTTATAGGATTCCCTAttaaattttgaaagattttagGGGGAAGCACGATGTAGTTAGATTTGCGCAGAAATGGCTGAAGGGAGGCTAAGACGAGTCAGGGAGGTGATTCaatactgtgatttaaaattaaattttaaaaagcactggaGTCCTTTTTCAAACAAAATCTGTCATAGAACCCCAACCTATGAAAACTTGTGTTTTATTACTAAACATTTATAAGTGCAAAATTTTAACATTaaagttaagtttttaaaatgtggctagtttGTTGtcttgggtttttattttgcttgttttgtttttagcagaaaaggaatttattggaaGGAAATTGGAtagctaaaataataaataggacGTCTGCAGAACCAAGCTTAGAAATGGGAAGGAATCAAGAGAGACTGGCCGGCAAAGACATAGGTAAGACCCACAAGAATTAGAATGGTTGGGATGCCGTGGCTGGCCCCATGCCACTGGACTCGACCATGCtgcctttttttgtttgcttcgtttggttttcctttaatcttttttttttaagttgattttttttcttcttaatttttttggctgcgtcaggtcttggTTGCGGCAGGCGGCATCTttttgttgcggcacgtgggcttatcTCTAGTTATGGCCGTAtgggttttctctctagttgtggagcttgggctccagagcgcatggtctctgtagtttgcagctcacgggctctctcattgaggcatgcgagctaagtagttgtggtgtgcggtaTTAGTTgcccctgtggcatgtgggatcttagttcccctaccagggatcaaacccgtgtcccctgcattggaagacggattctttaccactggaccaccagggaagtcccgatccTGCTGTTTCATGCTCAAAAATGTTTGAAGTTGGGGACTGTTGACAACAGTTGCTGCTATAGCAGCCTCAGGACAGTTTATTTCTTATTCCTTTGTTTTGGTTGCATACTATCAAGAAAATCCTGATCCCTTGGGAGAAGTGGATACAGATAAGAGTGGTTTTTAAATGATTCATCTTGAAATCTTGGGCATGTGTTTCAATTAGAGATGACAGGAGGAGATTAATTCTGAGATCTACACTGAAATGACTTAACCTCAAATTAATGCATGGGCAGTTTGCAATGTGTTAAAAAAATTGACATTATCTCTCTTTTGGcaatataaaaatctattttttaaaaaatcaaatttgaatCAAACATGTGGGGAACCTCTGAATTCTGTCTGAGAATCCCTAGGTTCTGTAGCATATAATGTAAAACTACTGATAAAGAGAGCCAGATATTTACATAAGTTTCACTGCGTTGTCTCATGAAGGTTTGGGAAAAGGCTGAAGGATTTCTGTTGGAAGACGCTGTCTTGGAAAAACCTCAGCAGTGATGAGGGTCTCTCTAATCCAAGGCTCTttgattatttctcttttctattctaaGGTAGGAAGTTCTTCCAAAGATTTCTGATAGATGTTGGACCACACCGAGGTTTTCAAGAGTGTTTGAATGAAATATTACCCTAACCTAAAGATACAGAGCTGGAGAACATGACATCTAGATATCTCTACTAACTTTAAGATTATATGGTACTCCTTCCATAGCTGAAATAAGATAATTTCTCAAAAAACCTACAACTCAGATCAGatgcttgattttcttttcagttcGGATTCTTCATGGTCATGAAACAAAGGGGCTTAGAAGTTGGCATTCAAAAACCTGAGTCAATGTTCAAAAATATTGTGTCCAGTAATAAGGAATTAAATGCATTAAATACACGAATACTTAGTTTTCCACAAAGCATGGAGAAATGGCGTATCCCTTAGAAGGAATCCCTTAAAAATAGCCATCAATAGTGCTACCATGTACAGCTTTTAACATGTGCATGGGTGTATCATGCTGCTCCTAGAAAGAAGggaatttgttttggttttgtttaaagGCACCTAGGACCTTGTAGATGTTCAGAACATGTTAAAAATGAGTTCTCCAAAGTTGAGAGTttggaatatattaaaattaaaaatttctgttcattaaaaggcactattaagagagtgaaaatgTAATCCAAAGAGTGGGAGAAGTATCTGTAatatatatatctgacaaagCATTTGGTATCTAgaacaaatcattaaaaaaagacaatccaaTAGAAAGgtggacaaaatatttgaatggaCTCTTCATAAAGGAGAACATCCAGATGTTTAATAATGTGAAAAAGTGCTTTGTTTCACTAATCATATGAGAAAtgggaattaaaatatatattaccttATATATTACACACCCACTAGGGTGGCTAAAAGTAGAAAAGATAGAAAGTACTAAGCGTTGGTGAGAATATCCAGCAGTTAGAACTTTTATGCATGGCtggcaaccactttggaaaatttttTGGCAGTTTAAATTAAAGCTGAATACATGCATACCTTATGACCCAGCCATACCACGCctaggtatatatttatattagtgtgctcaggctgccataacaaaatatcacagactgggtttAGCCAACCACAGaaatttcttatagttctggggACTGGGGTGTCCAAGATCAGGTACCAGGCAGTTGAGTTCCTGGTGAGAgttctcttcttggcttgtattttcttcttgctgtatcctcccATGGTAGACAGAGCTAGCTCTGTGTCTGACTCTTTCTTTTCTAATGAGGGTACTAGCCCTATTATGAGTCCCACCTTTAGGACTTCATTTAACCCCTATCACCTCCTCCTGCATGAGGCccaatctccaaatacagtcactttgggtattagggcttcagcatatacAGCATATTTTGAGGgggcacagacattcagtccTTAGCAATTCCCAACAGAAATGGTGTGCATATGTTTTTCAAAAGACATGTActagaatatttatagcagcactacTCATATTTATAATACTTAACCAGGAAATTACTCAAATGCCTAGCAGTAGTAGAGCAGATACACAAATTGTggcatattcacacaatggaatactacacagcaacaAGAAAAGAATGCTCTATAGTCACacacaacatgcatggacctcaCAAACATGAGGAAGAGTGGAAGAATGCAGACACTAAAGAACTTACTGTACCATTTCATTTACATAAAGTATAGAAACTGGCCTAAACTCATCTATGCTGTTAGAAGGGGGATAGTGATCACTCTTGGAGTGGAGAGGCAGTTACTAGGAGTATGAGGTGACTTCTGGGGGACTGGgattattctctctttttaaaaacattcttttatttctatagttcctttttttaaagcaatttttaaagagTGGTTTTAGACtcagcaaaattaagaggaaggtacagataTTTCTCATAAATcccctgccccacacatgcatagcctcccccattaccagcatcccccaccagagtggtacatttgttataattgatgaacctatGGATTATTCTCTTTCTTGATCTAGATTCTAGTTAAATGGGTGTATTCAGTTTGTAAAGTACTGAATACATATGATATGTGCCCTTTTCTGCATgtatattatacttcaataaaaagtttgaaaaaaacaaTGAGTTCTGCAGGTAGTATTACATAATAACACATCCTATTATTcacatttataaagaaatatgtagggcttccctggtggcgcagtggttgagagtccgcctgctgatgcagggaacgcgggttcgtgccccggtccgggaggatcccacatgccgcagagcggctgggcccgtgagccatggccgctgagcctgcgcatccggagcctgtgctctgcaatgggagaggccacagcagtgagaggcccacgtaccgcaaaaaaaaaaaaaaaaaaaaagaaagaaagaaatatgtatgAGAACATACATAGTAGACATGACTGAAACATGACCTTGTACATATATAGCATCTTTATTCTCATGTTGTTTTTACAACCTTACTGTGAGATCCTGATTTGCTCACATATTTCTAATAgtgtgatttaaaagaaaatagggtAGGCATGTAGATTTTAATTCACTGCtattctcagaaggagaattaaGGGCAAGATACTAGGTGCATATGTCAGCATGTTGGTAAAAGATGAATTATTTAAAAGGgatagaaatatttacaattaggATTTCATTTACAATTTCCAGTTTGAAGCTTTAGGATTTTTGGTTCAAGAAAAGGAGGACCATGGAGTTGCTGCTGCCCCAATTCATATTCCAGCATGTTTTAGAACTTAAAAACAGATACTTCAAAGAACCACCATCCTGAGTCTCCTAGGAACCCAAATCTGCTTAATGGCTCAGTGCCCTCTAAGCCCAGCTCAGCACCAGAGGAAGTGGCATGAGTTCCCCCTATAGCTGGAAGAATACTCCTTCATTCTCCCTATTCCCACCAGTGGCAAACTGTGCTTGCTGCTCCATTCCTGTATCCTTGTGTGTGCCCTGGCAAGGAAAATATACGTTGGCTTTATGCAAAATTATCCTCATAGAAGTACTGGGTTATGGCAGGAGTCATTAGGAAAGGAAGGAACTGCTGTATTCTTATCTAGATCTTTTTGAGTCCTTCTGTGGAACTGATTGATGTTCTGAAAGCCCCCAAGCAGTCGGCTGGCAGCTGGGGCTGCTGTTACAAAGAGTGGCAAGAAGAATTACTCTGgtaaaacattttattgtgaaCAGAGTGGGTACAGAAATCTCATCCAAAAGCATCTTGTGTGTAAACTACTCTCAAGTTCTCCCCCCCACTGGAATGTAAACTTTCTAAGGCCAGAGGTTTATGTCTGTTTTATTAACCTTTGTGATCCCAGCACCAAGTAACTTGGCATATGGTAGATActctatttgttgaataagtgggggaaaaaaagtgggtAAAGTGAGTACAATTAGTGTGTTTGAGGGATGTTGGAGAAAGGAAATCATAATATTCAGGGTcagtggttttaattttaattttgatagttggAGAAATTAAACTACAGAATAGGAAAGAAACTTATCCAAGATCATATACCAGAAACAAGAATCAAAATTTTGGCCTCCCAGCTTTCAGTGAGCTTTTCATTAGGAAACATTTCTATGCTATTCTGACATGGATGCTAGAATTCAGTAGCAAGGAGACATATTTGTGACTTTTTGAAACCAGCTAATGATTTATGCTGGTAGATAACACAATCCATTTCCTGGGCATGTTTTCAATGTTACAATCTTAATAATATGTAGTCAGTGTTCGGGGAAGCATTTGAAAACATGGCCAAGTAAATTCACCTTGTCATATGGGTCATAATTATGGCCTCAGCTTCATAAAGTGAG
Protein-coding regions in this window:
- the C3H15orf61 gene encoding uncharacterized protein C15orf61 homolog, whose amino-acid sequence is MEALRRAHEAILWLVLCRPWASGAASRPKPRASEVLTCHLVQRRLPHWTSFCVPYSAVRNDQFGLSHFNWPVQGANYHVLRTGCFPFIKYHCSKAPWHDLARQDRFFTALKVINLGIPTLLYGLGSWLFAGVTETVHTSYGPITVYFLNKEDEGAMY